A portion of the Paenibacillus sp. PvR098 genome contains these proteins:
- the ilvA gene encoding threonine ammonia-lyase IlvA, which produces MTAQRIKLEDIIVASHVLKDVVHHTPLQKNFILSEKYGCNVYLKREDLQVVRSFKIRGAYNLIRSLPEEKLQRGVVCASAGNHAQGVAYSCKALAIPGKIFMPATTPRQKISQVKLFGGSFVEVLLIGDTFDDSLKEALAYCEQEDMSFIHPFDNPKVVAGQGTVGLELMNDMREQADYVFAGIGGGGLIAGIGTYIKSISSTTRVIGVEATGAPSMRQSIDAGEIVTLGEIDKFVDGTAVKRVGEINFDIAREVVDAIVVVPEGKVCTTILELYNENAIVAEPAGALPVAALEFYREEIAGKNVVCVISGGNNDIDRMQEIKERSLIYEGLKHYFIVNFPQRAGALREFLEHVLGPNDDITRFEYTKKTSKENGPALVGIELKHKEDFGPLTDRMHQRGLRFSEINKDPNLFNLLI; this is translated from the coding sequence ATGACTGCACAACGCATCAAGCTCGAGGACATTATCGTTGCCAGCCACGTGCTGAAGGATGTTGTCCATCATACCCCGTTACAAAAAAATTTCATTTTGTCCGAGAAATACGGCTGTAATGTTTACTTGAAACGGGAGGATCTTCAGGTCGTCCGTTCGTTCAAAATACGCGGTGCCTATAACCTGATCCGCAGTCTCCCCGAAGAGAAGCTGCAAAGAGGTGTGGTATGCGCCAGCGCCGGCAATCATGCTCAGGGCGTGGCGTATTCCTGCAAGGCGCTGGCAATACCGGGCAAAATTTTCATGCCGGCAACGACGCCTCGGCAAAAAATTTCGCAAGTGAAGTTGTTCGGAGGCTCGTTCGTGGAGGTGCTGTTGATTGGCGATACGTTTGACGACTCGCTTAAAGAAGCTTTAGCTTACTGTGAGCAGGAAGACATGTCGTTCATTCATCCTTTCGATAACCCTAAGGTGGTTGCGGGACAGGGCACTGTTGGCTTAGAGCTGATGAACGACATGCGGGAGCAGGCCGACTACGTCTTTGCCGGCATTGGCGGCGGCGGCCTGATTGCAGGTATAGGCACATACATCAAAAGCATCAGCTCCACGACCCGGGTCATCGGGGTTGAAGCAACCGGTGCGCCCTCCATGCGGCAGTCAATCGATGCAGGAGAGATCGTGACGCTAGGAGAGATCGACAAGTTCGTTGATGGAACGGCCGTCAAGCGGGTCGGCGAGATCAACTTCGACATCGCCCGTGAAGTCGTTGACGCTATTGTCGTGGTGCCGGAAGGCAAAGTATGCACGACGATTCTCGAGCTGTATAATGAGAATGCGATTGTTGCAGAGCCCGCAGGGGCTCTTCCGGTTGCAGCGCTGGAGTTCTACCGTGAGGAGATAGCGGGCAAGAACGTTGTGTGCGTCATCAGCGGCGGCAACAACGACATCGACCGGATGCAGGAAATTAAGGAGCGCTCGCTCATCTATGAGGGTCTGAAACATTACTTCATCGTCAACTTTCCTCAGCGGGCAGGTGCGCTGCGGGAGTTCCTCGAGCATGTGCTGGGACCGAACGACGATATTACCCGGTTCGAATACACAAAGAAAACGAGCAAGGAGAACGGGCCGGCCTTGGTCGGCATTGAGCTGAAGCATAAGGAGGATTTCGGTCCTCTGACCGACCGGATGCACCAAAGGGGCCTCCGATTCAGTGAAATCAACAAAGATCCAAATTTGTTCAATTTGCTTATTTAA
- a CDS encoding aminotransferase class I/II-fold pyridoxal phosphate-dependent enzyme: MNPLAQQLNETIAKENQHVYDMLSDLGKQIYFPKVGILSQSAEAKTKAKKFNATIGTALENGQPMHLKVIQDTLSAYNPKDIYEYAPPAGKPELRAAWRSKMLEENPSLQGKGLGNPIATNALTHGLSIVADLFAGPGDAVIIPDKNWENYELTFGIRRGAELVYYPLYNSERKFNADALREALLAQKNKGKAIVLLNFPNNPTGYTPGLEEGRAIVSAIKDAAEAGINVVAVTDDAYFGLFFEDSLQESLAGDLADLHPRVLSVKIDGATKEEYVWGFRVGFITYAGQSDAMLAALEQKTMGIIRATISSGPHPSQTFVLHALQSPDFHAQKQEKFEIMKGRANRTKALLDNGKFDGAWEYYPFNSGYFMCLKLKNVDAETLRVHLLEQYGIGTIALGQTDLRVAFSCIEEANIEELFETIYQGVLDIEKIAAK, encoded by the coding sequence ATGAACCCACTTGCCCAACAATTGAATGAAACGATCGCGAAGGAAAACCAGCACGTATACGACATGCTTTCCGATCTTGGCAAGCAAATCTATTTCCCTAAAGTCGGCATTCTCAGCCAATCTGCAGAAGCGAAGACGAAAGCCAAGAAATTTAACGCTACCATCGGTACGGCACTTGAGAACGGCCAACCGATGCATCTGAAGGTCATTCAAGACACGTTGTCCGCATATAACCCCAAGGACATTTACGAATATGCACCGCCTGCCGGCAAACCGGAGCTGCGTGCCGCTTGGCGCAGCAAGATGCTGGAAGAAAACCCGTCCCTGCAAGGCAAGGGTCTGGGCAATCCGATCGCAACCAATGCGCTGACGCACGGGCTGAGCATTGTCGCCGACTTGTTCGCCGGACCCGGAGATGCCGTAATTATTCCCGACAAAAACTGGGAAAACTATGAGCTGACCTTCGGCATTCGCCGCGGAGCCGAGCTCGTCTACTATCCGCTGTACAACAGCGAGCGCAAATTTAACGCGGACGCGCTCCGCGAAGCTCTGTTGGCGCAGAAGAATAAGGGCAAGGCGATTGTACTGCTCAACTTCCCGAACAATCCGACAGGCTACACGCCGGGTCTGGAAGAAGGACGCGCGATCGTATCGGCCATCAAGGATGCGGCTGAAGCCGGCATTAACGTGGTTGCCGTGACGGACGACGCCTACTTCGGTTTATTCTTCGAGGATTCCTTGCAGGAATCACTGGCTGGGGACTTGGCGGATCTGCATCCGCGCGTCCTGTCGGTCAAAATCGACGGAGCCACCAAGGAAGAGTACGTATGGGGATTCCGTGTCGGCTTTATCACCTATGCCGGTCAAAGTGACGCCATGCTGGCCGCGCTTGAGCAGAAAACCATGGGTATCATCCGCGCGACGATCTCCAGTGGTCCGCATCCGTCCCAAACGTTCGTGCTTCACGCGCTGCAATCTCCGGATTTCCATGCGCAGAAGCAGGAGAAATTCGAGATCATGAAGGGCCGTGCCAACCGCACCAAAGCTCTGCTCGACAACGGCAAGTTCGACGGCGCCTGGGAGTACTACCCGTTCAATTCCGGCTATTTCATGTGCCTGAAGCTGAAGAACGTCGATGCCGAAACGCTTCGCGTTCATCTCTTGGAGCAATACGGGATCGGTACGATTGCACTCGGCCAAACCGACCTGCGTGTCGCGTTCTCCTGCATCGAGGAAGCGAACATCGAAGAGCTGTTCGAAACGATCTACCAGGGCGTATTGGATATCGAGAAGATCGCTGCTAAATAA
- a CDS encoding DeoR/GlpR family DNA-binding transcription regulator has translation MSAIKRYESIMELMIEKGEVTVAELAARLGVTGKTIRQDLEKLEIKGLLLRTHGGAILENVGYSGLFPDKMPNGKQASEKHEAAMCALSFIEQDDIIALDSGSTTLQIARLLDNAPLTVITNDLYIISELIKKDQIRLVVPGGFRSRNLLVSEDAGGFLDKLNVQKAFLSTTGIHPEYGYTIFTHMHLEQKQALIRSAKQVFCVADNSKFDKCALITFAKLSEIPVIITDTALPEETVQKYKSAGVRIEREFSVGAEG, from the coding sequence ATGTCAGCCATCAAACGATACGAAAGCATTATGGAGCTGATGATAGAAAAAGGAGAAGTAACCGTTGCTGAACTTGCCGCACGGCTTGGGGTAACGGGCAAAACGATCCGTCAGGATTTGGAGAAGCTGGAGATCAAGGGGCTGCTGCTGAGAACCCACGGCGGCGCGATCCTGGAAAACGTTGGGTATTCTGGCTTGTTCCCGGACAAGATGCCCAACGGCAAGCAAGCGAGTGAAAAACACGAGGCCGCTATGTGCGCATTGTCCTTCATCGAGCAGGATGATATTATCGCCCTGGACAGCGGCAGTACGACGCTGCAAATCGCCCGTCTGCTGGACAATGCGCCGCTGACGGTCATTACGAATGACCTTTACATTATCAGCGAGCTGATCAAGAAGGATCAGATCCGGCTCGTCGTTCCCGGCGGATTCCGCAGTCGAAACCTGCTGGTGAGCGAGGATGCGGGAGGGTTTCTGGATAAGCTGAACGTGCAGAAGGCGTTCTTGTCGACCACCGGGATTCATCCGGAGTATGGCTATACGATTTTCACGCATATGCACTTGGAGCAAAAGCAGGCGTTGATCCGCTCAGCCAAGCAGGTGTTTTGCGTTGCCGACAACAGCAAGTTCGATAAATGCGCGCTGATCACGTTCGCCAAGCTTTCGGAGATTCCGGTCATCATCACAGATACTGCTTTGCCGGAAGAGACAGTACAAAAGTATAAGTCAGCAGGCGTTCGCATTGAACGGGAGTTCTCCGTGGGTGCGGAGGGGTAA
- the kduI gene encoding 5-dehydro-4-deoxy-D-glucuronate isomerase has protein sequence MENRYAANPTDTKSYDTERLRKDFLMEGLFVPEHLNMVYSHVDRFITGGVIPVKEPVKLEADKHDIGADYFLERREIGIINIGAKGSVTVDGTDYELDNKDCLYVGLGNKEVWFKSADASNPARFYLSSTPAHKNYPTQKAAISQAEPAQLGSLPNSNERTIYKYIHLNGVQSCQLVMGMTLLKPGNMWNTMPSHTHNRRSETYLYFDMPEDGVVFHMMGEPSETRHLVVRNEQAIISPSWSIHSGVGTSHYTFIWAMAGENQEFTDMDMIEMQDLR, from the coding sequence ATGGAAAACCGCTATGCCGCCAATCCAACAGACACGAAATCATACGATACGGAACGCTTGCGCAAAGATTTTTTGATGGAGGGTTTATTTGTTCCAGAGCACCTGAACATGGTATATAGTCATGTAGATCGCTTTATTACGGGTGGCGTTATCCCGGTAAAAGAGCCGGTGAAGCTGGAAGCCGACAAGCACGATATCGGTGCGGATTATTTTCTGGAGCGCCGCGAGATCGGAATCATCAATATCGGTGCAAAGGGAAGCGTAACCGTGGATGGAACCGATTACGAGCTGGACAACAAAGATTGCTTATATGTCGGTCTCGGAAACAAGGAAGTATGGTTTAAAAGCGCGGACGCATCGAATCCGGCGCGATTTTATTTGAGCTCTACGCCTGCACACAAAAATTACCCGACCCAAAAAGCGGCGATCAGCCAGGCGGAACCGGCACAGCTGGGATCTCTCCCCAACTCCAATGAGCGCACGATCTATAAATACATTCATCTGAACGGCGTGCAAAGCTGTCAGCTCGTGATGGGCATGACGCTGCTGAAGCCGGGCAACATGTGGAATACGATGCCCAGCCATACGCATAACCGCCGTTCGGAAACGTATCTCTACTTCGACATGCCGGAGGATGGCGTTGTGTTCCATATGATGGGGGAACCAAGCGAAACCCGCCATCTTGTCGTTCGCAACGAGCAAGCGATCATCAGCCCGAGCTGGTCGATTCACAGCGGCGTTGGCACAAGCCATTATACATTCATCTGGGCGATGGCCGGAGAGAATCAAGAGTTCACGGATATGGACATGATCGAGATGCAGGACCTGAGATAA
- the glsA gene encoding glutaminase A, translating to MTNESELNRLTLRLPEWLESSRSETSQGQPASYIPELALAPADALGITIIDSGGREVTAGDCGLRFTMQSISKVFTLLLALIDRGEEGVFSKVGMEPTGDDFNSMLKLELVEPGKPFNPLINAGAIAISSLIHGATPAEKTERILAFFRELAGDATLTYNEAVYRSESSTAHRNRSLAYFLKDNEVLSEADDVEEILDVYFKHCSIELTCRHVARMGLVLAMNGTDPLTGRQLIPRRYVQIAKTFMFSCGMYNASGEFAIRVGLPAKSGVSGGIMALVPGRYGIGVIGPALNDKGNSTAGVHLLQTLSEQFDWSIF from the coding sequence TTGACCAACGAATCCGAATTGAACCGGCTTACCCTCAGGCTGCCCGAATGGTTAGAATCAAGCCGGAGCGAAACGTCTCAAGGCCAACCGGCTTCCTATATTCCCGAATTGGCTCTCGCCCCTGCCGATGCACTCGGTATTACGATAATCGATAGCGGCGGACGGGAGGTAACCGCGGGCGACTGCGGCTTACGCTTCACCATGCAGAGTATTTCCAAAGTATTTACACTGCTCCTCGCGTTAATAGATCGGGGCGAGGAAGGTGTGTTCAGCAAGGTCGGGATGGAGCCGACGGGCGACGACTTCAACTCTATGCTCAAGCTGGAGCTGGTAGAGCCCGGCAAACCGTTCAATCCCTTGATCAATGCTGGGGCCATTGCCATCTCCTCTTTGATCCACGGAGCCACACCGGCGGAAAAAACGGAACGCATACTCGCATTTTTCCGGGAGCTCGCGGGTGACGCAACGCTCACCTACAACGAAGCCGTGTATCGTTCAGAGTCTTCTACCGCCCACCGCAACCGGTCGCTAGCCTATTTCCTGAAGGATAATGAAGTCCTTTCCGAAGCCGATGACGTGGAGGAGATCCTCGACGTGTACTTTAAGCACTGCTCGATCGAGCTGACCTGCCGTCACGTGGCCCGAATGGGCCTAGTACTGGCGATGAACGGCACGGACCCGCTGACCGGACGCCAACTGATCCCTAGGCGTTACGTGCAAATCGCCAAAACTTTCATGTTTTCCTGCGGCATGTACAACGCTTCCGGGGAATTTGCTATTCGTGTCGGCCTTCCGGCCAAGAGCGGCGTCTCCGGCGGCATTATGGCGCTGGTTCCCGGCCGTTATGGCATTGGCGTGATTGGTCCGGCGCTCAACGACAAAGGCAACAGCACTGCAGGGGTTCATCTGCTGCAAACACTGTCGGAGCAGTTCGATTGGAGTATTTTTTAG
- a CDS encoding cache domain-containing protein, which yields MDSTTHSVHNSIDHVATRLVSIAEASAAKPDLVTALQSESRERVAEIVLPLYGEIKAMNAINVFEIGDDQGTVLFRGHNPDKFGDDKSGTKAIQVASEGRSIGGLEFGSSGISVRAFVPIMSNDKVIGTLQVGADDSFLDEMNRTLGIRDTDCDYRVGFCGCRFGADPFRNSTS from the coding sequence ATTGATTCGACGACCCATTCCGTCCACAACAGTATCGATCATGTAGCCACACGGTTGGTATCCATTGCCGAAGCAAGCGCAGCAAAACCGGATTTGGTTACTGCTTTACAAAGCGAAAGCAGGGAACGAGTGGCGGAAATCGTCTTGCCGCTATATGGAGAAATCAAAGCAATGAACGCCATAAATGTCTTTGAGATTGGCGATGATCAAGGTACCGTTCTGTTTCGCGGTCATAACCCGGATAAGTTCGGAGATGATAAAAGTGGAACGAAAGCCATACAGGTGGCAAGTGAAGGACGCTCGATCGGTGGTTTGGAATTCGGATCAAGCGGTATATCGGTTCGGGCTTTTGTTCCCATCATGTCTAACGATAAAGTGATCGGCACTCTGCAAGTCGGTGCGGATGACTCGTTTCTCGATGAAATGAACCGCACTCTAGGCATCAGGGATACTGATTGTGATTACCGTGTTGGTTTCTGCGGCTGCCGCTTTGGTGCTGACCCGTTCCGTAACTCGACCAGTTGA
- a CDS encoding methyl-accepting chemotaxis protein, which translates to MQIDEIVHLITDISEQVNLLSLNASIEAARAGEYGRGFAVVANEIKKLAGQSKASATNISDMMKDMQEATVRAVSEMDKSVSEAIDGIDTINRAGEAFGEISLAVEQVSLQITEISAVTEQISAATEEVSASMFEMVHVAKSTVEHTGNVLSLSQEQLATAEEMTATSDTRNRMSTELKKMVSQFKL; encoded by the coding sequence ATGCAAATCGATGAAATTGTTCATTTGATTACTGACATATCTGAACAGGTGAATCTGCTCTCGCTGAACGCTTCCATCGAGGCCGCGCGAGCCGGAGAATATGGAAGAGGTTTTGCCGTCGTTGCGAATGAAATAAAAAAGCTGGCTGGACAATCCAAAGCTTCCGCAACGAATATTTCTGACATGATGAAGGACATGCAGGAAGCAACCGTGCGTGCAGTATCGGAAATGGATAAGAGCGTATCAGAAGCGATTGATGGAATTGACACAATAAACAGAGCCGGAGAGGCGTTCGGGGAAATCTCTTTGGCTGTGGAACAAGTTTCTTTGCAAATTACGGAAATCTCTGCGGTTACTGAGCAGATTTCTGCTGCAACGGAGGAAGTTTCCGCATCCATGTTCGAAATGGTTCATGTGGCTAAAAGTACGGTAGAACATACCGGGAATGTGCTATCCCTTTCGCAGGAACAGTTGGCCACAGCGGAGGAAATGACGGCAACCTCAGATACGCGTAACCGGATGTCGACTGAGTTGAAAAAAATGGTTAGTCAATTCAAATTATAG
- a CDS encoding DEAD/DEAH box helicase codes for MNEQGFKDYKLSEDIIRALDSLGYQKPTEVQSRVIPFALEKKDMTVKSHTGSGKTAAYGIPICEMVEWEENRPQALILTPTRELADQVKQDIMNIGRYKRIKATAIYGKQPFARQKVQLTHKNHVVVGTPGRVMDHIEKQTIDLEQVRFLVIDEADEMLSMGFIEQVEKIIRELPKDRMTMLFSATLPKDVENLCHRYMNHPLDIEMKTEGKTTSQIEHSLYMVKDENKLNLLRDVTMVENPDSCIIFCRTQVRVDVVFKELDKRGYPCDRIHGGMEQDNRFQVMNAFKQGEFRYLIATDVAARGIDIDSISHVINYDLPLENASYVHRTGRTGRAGHSGKAISFATPNEEKFLFNIEKYIGFEIPRKSSPSKEAVTHAKAAFEAKMRNQPAVKKDRSSRLDQEILKLYFNGGKKKKIRAVDFVGTIAKIEGVSADDIGIITIEDNASYVDILNGKGRLVLHKMKDTTIKGKLLKVQEANKK; via the coding sequence ATGAATGAGCAAGGCTTTAAGGACTATAAATTAAGTGAGGATATTATCCGTGCCTTAGATAGCTTGGGGTACCAAAAGCCCACGGAAGTTCAAAGCAGGGTGATCCCCTTTGCGCTTGAGAAGAAGGATATGACCGTTAAATCCCATACGGGAAGCGGTAAAACCGCGGCTTACGGCATTCCGATCTGTGAAATGGTGGAATGGGAAGAGAATCGGCCGCAGGCTTTGATTTTAACGCCAACGCGCGAGCTTGCTGATCAGGTCAAGCAGGACATCATGAATATTGGCAGATATAAACGAATCAAGGCAACTGCTATTTATGGGAAGCAGCCTTTTGCCAGGCAAAAGGTGCAGCTGACGCACAAAAATCACGTTGTCGTAGGTACGCCGGGACGGGTAATGGATCATATCGAGAAACAAACCATTGACTTGGAGCAAGTAAGGTTTCTTGTGATTGATGAAGCCGATGAGATGCTGAGCATGGGATTTATCGAGCAGGTGGAGAAGATTATCCGCGAGCTTCCCAAGGATCGAATGACCATGCTGTTCTCTGCGACGCTGCCCAAGGATGTTGAGAATTTATGCCACCGGTATATGAATCATCCATTGGATATTGAGATGAAGACAGAGGGTAAAACGACAAGCCAAATTGAACACTCGCTTTATATGGTGAAGGACGAGAACAAGCTTAATCTGCTCCGGGACGTCACCATGGTCGAGAATCCGGACAGCTGTATTATATTTTGCCGAACGCAGGTCAGGGTAGATGTTGTGTTTAAAGAATTAGACAAGCGGGGATACCCCTGTGACAGAATCCATGGGGGAATGGAGCAGGACAATCGCTTTCAGGTTATGAATGCGTTCAAACAAGGGGAATTCCGCTATCTAATTGCGACGGATGTAGCCGCGAGAGGGATTGATATAGACAGCATCAGTCATGTGATCAACTATGACCTTCCATTAGAGAATGCAAGCTATGTGCATCGGACCGGCCGAACGGGAAGGGCTGGCCATTCGGGGAAAGCGATCTCCTTCGCGACGCCAAATGAAGAGAAGTTCCTTTTCAACATTGAAAAATATATTGGGTTTGAGATCCCCAGGAAATCTAGTCCTTCAAAAGAAGCAGTGACACATGCTAAAGCTGCTTTTGAAGCGAAGATGAGGAATCAGCCAGCCGTCAAAAAGGACAGGAGCTCCCGATTGGATCAAGAAATCCTGAAACTGTATTTTAATGGTGGGAAGAAAAAGAAGATCAGAGCTGTAGACTTTGTCGGCACCATTGCCAAAATTGAAGGCGTATCGGCGGATGACATAGGGATTATCACTATAGAGGATAATGCTTCCTATGTGGATATTCTCAACGGCAAAGGCCGCCTGGTACTCCATAAGATGAAGGATACAACGATCAAAGGAAAGCTTCTGAAGGTTCAAGAGGCGAACAAGAAATAG
- a CDS encoding catalase, translating into MSEERKVNENSKNEQLEQFRVQDEGQQLTTNQGLKIAEDEFSLKAGERGPTLMEDFHFREKMTHFDHERIPERAVHARGFAAHGEFEVYKSMKEYTKAGFLQDPSVKTPVFVRFSTVAGSRGSAETVRDARGFATKFYTQEGNYDLVGNNIPVFFIQDAIKFPDLVHALKPEPHNEMPQAATAHDTFWDFVANNQESAHMVMWAKSDRAIPRSFRMMEGFGVHTFRFVNEQGKAHFVKFHWKPVLGVHSLVWDEAQKIAGKDPDFHRRDLWESIEQGNYPEFELGVQLLKEEDEFKFDFDILDPTKLWPEEDVPVTIIGKMTLNRNVDNVFAETEQVAFHPGHVVPGIDFSNDPLLQGRLFSYTDTQLTRLGGPNFHELPINRPVCPFHNNQRDGIGRQTINRGQVSYHKNSLAANTPAPTPEAEGGYVHYQEKVEGRKVRSRSESFKDHFSQATMFWNSMSEPEKQHIISAFTFELGKVKSKSIRQQVVDMFANVNMELAATVAEAIGAAAPQGKGSKVTKSSPALSQANTKKMPNTRKVGVIIGQHVDGTDVTSILEQLEAAGIQTEIISDKLGMVKGSKDKDLEIKHTFLTADSVLFDAIYAVGGSGGSKTFIKKAVSFIDEAYAHFKPIGATHEGKQWLEDSDMAKSPGVVIGNETKKFANEFVDAIAAHRHWDRQLV; encoded by the coding sequence ATGAGCGAAGAACGTAAAGTGAACGAGAACAGCAAAAATGAACAACTGGAGCAGTTTCGCGTCCAGGATGAAGGACAACAATTAACAACGAATCAAGGACTGAAAATTGCCGAGGATGAGTTCTCCTTAAAAGCGGGCGAACGGGGCCCCACGTTAATGGAGGATTTTCATTTTCGGGAAAAAATGACGCATTTTGATCATGAACGTATTCCCGAACGGGCCGTACACGCGAGAGGGTTTGCTGCCCATGGGGAATTTGAAGTATATAAATCGATGAAAGAATATACAAAGGCGGGGTTCTTGCAGGATCCGTCTGTGAAAACGCCTGTTTTTGTGCGCTTTTCAACCGTAGCAGGCTCCCGCGGCTCGGCCGAGACCGTTCGGGATGCGCGCGGTTTTGCCACGAAGTTCTATACCCAGGAAGGAAACTATGATCTGGTTGGAAACAATATTCCGGTCTTTTTCATTCAAGATGCGATCAAGTTTCCGGATCTGGTGCATGCGCTGAAACCGGAGCCTCACAATGAGATGCCGCAAGCTGCAACTGCTCACGATACGTTTTGGGACTTTGTAGCCAACAACCAAGAATCGGCTCATATGGTGATGTGGGCGAAGTCCGATCGGGCGATCCCGCGCAGTTTTCGTATGATGGAAGGATTTGGAGTACACACGTTCCGTTTTGTGAATGAACAAGGGAAAGCGCATTTTGTGAAATTCCATTGGAAGCCAGTACTTGGGGTACACTCCTTGGTTTGGGATGAGGCGCAGAAGATAGCAGGAAAAGATCCGGATTTCCATCGTCGTGATTTGTGGGAATCGATTGAACAAGGGAATTATCCTGAGTTCGAATTAGGTGTCCAGCTTCTTAAGGAAGAAGATGAATTCAAATTTGACTTTGATATTCTGGACCCGACCAAGCTATGGCCGGAAGAGGATGTGCCGGTAACCATCATCGGCAAGATGACGCTGAATCGTAATGTGGATAACGTGTTTGCCGAAACGGAACAAGTTGCCTTCCACCCAGGGCATGTTGTTCCCGGTATCGACTTCTCGAATGATCCGTTGTTACAAGGCCGTCTGTTTTCTTATACCGATACACAGCTGACCCGCCTTGGCGGTCCGAACTTTCACGAGCTGCCAATCAATAGACCCGTATGTCCTTTCCACAACAATCAACGCGATGGAATTGGCCGTCAAACGATTAATCGGGGCCAAGTCAGCTATCATAAAAATTCGTTGGCAGCCAATACACCAGCCCCAACGCCTGAGGCGGAGGGAGGATATGTACATTATCAGGAGAAAGTGGAAGGCCGTAAAGTACGCAGCCGAAGCGAAAGCTTTAAAGACCATTTCTCACAAGCGACGATGTTTTGGAACAGTATGAGTGAACCTGAGAAGCAGCATATTATCTCGGCGTTCACGTTTGAGCTTGGAAAAGTGAAGAGCAAATCGATACGTCAGCAGGTGGTCGACATGTTTGCGAATGTCAATATGGAATTGGCCGCAACGGTGGCTGAAGCGATTGGAGCAGCTGCGCCACAAGGGAAAGGGTCCAAGGTGACGAAATCATCCCCGGCACTTAGCCAAGCCAATACCAAGAAAATGCCGAATACTCGTAAAGTCGGTGTGATTATTGGGCAACATGTTGACGGCACTGATGTAACGTCGATTTTAGAACAATTAGAAGCAGCGGGGATCCAGACTGAGATCATTAGCGACAAGCTGGGAATGGTAAAAGGATCGAAGGATAAGGACCTTGAAATCAAGCATACCTTTTTAACAGCCGACTCCGTCCTATTCGATGCGATTTATGCGGTTGGAGGAAGTGGTGGAAGCAAAACGTTTATCAAAAAGGCCGTTTCCTTTATTGATGAAGCGTATGCTCACTTTAAACCGATTGGAGCGACCCACGAAGGGAAGCAATGGTTGGAAGACAGTGATATGGCAAAGAGCCCTGGTGTAGTCATAGGGAATGAAACGAAAAAATTTGCGAATGAATTTGTTGATGCGATTGCAGCCCATCGACATTGGGACCGTCAATTGGTATAA
- a CDS encoding GNAT family N-acetyltransferase → MQWYEKLNDYFPEHEMKDPGQLKTLLETSPYYHKEETADYLVLFAEFPTFIFIDYFLVNSKNRGRGIGSKLLDQFKQKGKLILLEAEPIDVDDEDTQKRMKFYLRNGFKKADRIRYTREDENGQSFEMNILYWPPFEEDQTVIMEKMRKACSEIHNFHSLRFYGRKLADPDETLEWKH, encoded by the coding sequence ATGCAATGGTATGAGAAGCTTAACGATTATTTTCCCGAGCATGAAATGAAAGATCCAGGGCAATTGAAAACGTTACTAGAAACCTCCCCCTATTATCACAAAGAAGAAACAGCCGATTATCTGGTGTTATTTGCAGAATTTCCGACGTTTATCTTTATCGATTATTTCCTCGTAAATTCCAAAAACAGAGGCAGGGGAATCGGCTCCAAGTTGCTGGATCAATTTAAACAAAAGGGAAAACTGATCCTCCTCGAAGCAGAACCGATAGATGTCGACGATGAAGATACACAAAAGAGGATGAAATTTTATTTAAGAAACGGATTCAAAAAAGCGGATCGGATTCGCTATACTCGCGAGGATGAGAATGGACAATCTTTTGAAATGAACATCTTGTATTGGCCCCCTTTCGAGGAGGATCAAACCGTGATTATGGAGAAAATGAGGAAGGCATGCAGCGAAATTCACAATTTTCATTCCCTGCGTTTTTATGGACGAAAACTTGCAGATCCAGATGAAACGTTGGAGTGGAAGCACTAA